A single Desulfovibrio piger DNA region contains:
- the guaA gene encoding glutamine-hydrolyzing GMP synthase, with protein sequence MAHSKVIIIDYGSQVTQLIARRVREAGVYSEIHACNVTAAEVAAMAPSAIILSGGPASVGEADAPTLDKGFLELGVPVLGICYGMQLLAQNLGGELAQSLTREYGPADLTLKAPCALWDGLDSSKASRVWMSHGDKVKTPPPGFAITGSTPTLEVAAMADESRKIYAVQFHPEVHHSVDGDAMLRNFLFKVCKIVPDWSMSSFVERVVREMAEKIGDKHVVCALSGGIDSTVVAVLLHKAIGHRLHCIFVDNGLLRLNEGEEVVSYLREHFDLNLNFVQAQKRFLDLLKGVEDPEKKRKIIGHTFIDIFDEEAKKLPEVEYLAQGTLYPDVIESVSHKGPSAVIKSHHNVGGLPETMKLKLVEPLRELFKDEVRKVAAELGMPDSIVWRHPFPGPGLAIRVLGEITEERLNILRQADKIVQEELRESGWYRKVWQGFAVLLPLKTVGVMGDGRTYEHVIALRVVDSVDAMTADWARLPADLIARMSGRIINEVKGVNRVVYDVSSKPPSTIEWE encoded by the coding sequence ATGGCGCACAGCAAGGTCATCATCATTGACTACGGTTCGCAGGTCACCCAGCTCATCGCACGGCGCGTGCGTGAAGCCGGCGTGTATTCCGAAATCCATGCCTGCAACGTCACCGCCGCCGAAGTGGCCGCTATGGCTCCTTCGGCCATCATCCTTTCCGGCGGTCCTGCCAGCGTGGGCGAAGCCGATGCCCCCACTCTGGACAAGGGCTTCCTGGAACTGGGCGTGCCGGTGCTGGGCATCTGCTACGGCATGCAGCTGCTGGCCCAGAACCTGGGCGGCGAACTGGCCCAGTCCCTGACGCGCGAATACGGCCCGGCCGACCTGACCCTGAAAGCCCCCTGCGCCCTGTGGGACGGCCTGGACAGCTCCAAGGCCAGCCGCGTGTGGATGAGCCACGGCGACAAGGTCAAGACCCCCCCGCCCGGCTTTGCGATCACCGGCAGCACCCCCACCCTCGAAGTGGCCGCCATGGCCGATGAAAGCCGCAAGATCTACGCCGTGCAGTTCCATCCCGAAGTGCACCACAGCGTGGACGGCGACGCCATGCTGCGCAACTTCCTGTTCAAGGTCTGCAAGATCGTGCCCGACTGGAGCATGTCCAGCTTCGTGGAGCGCGTGGTCAGGGAAATGGCCGAAAAGATCGGCGACAAGCACGTGGTCTGCGCCCTTTCCGGCGGCATCGACTCCACCGTGGTGGCCGTGCTGCTGCACAAGGCCATCGGCCATCGCCTGCACTGCATCTTCGTGGACAACGGCCTGCTGCGCCTCAACGAAGGCGAGGAAGTGGTCAGCTACCTGCGTGAGCACTTTGACCTGAACCTCAACTTCGTCCAGGCCCAGAAGCGCTTCCTCGACCTGCTCAAGGGCGTGGAAGATCCCGAAAAGAAGCGCAAGATCATCGGCCACACCTTCATCGACATCTTCGACGAAGAAGCCAAAAAGCTACCCGAAGTGGAATACCTGGCCCAGGGCACCCTGTACCCCGACGTCATCGAATCCGTGTCCCACAAGGGTCCCAGCGCCGTCATCAAGAGCCACCACAACGTGGGCGGCCTGCCCGAGACCATGAAGCTCAAGCTGGTGGAACCCCTGCGCGAACTCTTCAAGGACGAAGTGCGCAAGGTGGCCGCCGAACTGGGCATGCCCGATTCCATCGTCTGGCGCCATCCCTTCCCCGGTCCCGGCCTGGCCATCCGCGTGCTGGGCGAGATCACCGAAGAGCGCCTGAACATCCTGCGCCAGGCCGACAAGATCGTGCAGGAAGAACTGCGCGAGTCCGGCTGGTACCGCAAGGTCTGGCAGGGCTTTGCCGTGCTGCTGCCGCTGAAGACCGTGGGCGTCATGGGCGACGGCCGTACTTATGAGCACGTCATCGCCCTGCGCGTGGTGGACAGCGTGGACGCCATGACCGCCGACTGGGCCCGCCTGCCCGCCGACCTCATCGCCCGCATGTCCGGCCGCATCATCAACGAAGTCAAGGGCGTCAACCGCGTGGTCTACGACGTCTCCTCCAAGCCCCCGAGCACCATCGAGTGGGAATAA
- a CDS encoding GIY-YIG nuclease family protein: MAFSKTIQMYIFDGNPNGRIMCELSNWNGRVYKVSRNELSVFSQRADAGNTGVYFLLGKDENNTDTVYIGEAEKVCTRLKQHLHDADYWSDAIVVISKDDLLNKAHVIS; this comes from the coding sequence GTGGCATTCAGCAAGACGATACAGATGTATATTTTTGACGGCAATCCCAATGGCCGCATCATGTGCGAGCTCTCCAACTGGAACGGCCGTGTCTACAAGGTCTCGCGCAATGAGCTTTCCGTCTTTTCCCAGAGGGCCGATGCCGGGAACACCGGCGTCTACTTCCTGCTGGGGAAGGATGAGAACAATACGGATACCGTCTACATCGGTGAGGCGGAAAAGGTCTGCACACGCCTGAAACAGCATCTGCATGATGCGGACTACTGGAGCGATGCCATCGTCGTCATCAGCAAGGACGATCTGCTCAACAAGGCGCATGTGATATCTTGA
- a CDS encoding DUF4357 domain-containing protein, with amino-acid sequence MLQEFIGNARLLVNTLGYKSFDTLEESSVGQQDEPTCFFIKTAKGADARGLVVADGFAVLKGSAIAASVVPSMAKSLSRLRDSLFEKGIVDAEFHFVKDHIFTSPSLAASVVLGRNANGRAVWKTAGNRALRDVEEDGLA; translated from the coding sequence ATGTTGCAGGAGTTCATCGGCAACGCCCGTCTGCTCGTCAATACGCTGGGCTACAAGTCTTTCGATACGCTGGAAGAGAGCAGCGTGGGACAACAGGATGAGCCGACCTGCTTTTTCATCAAGACGGCCAAAGGGGCCGATGCCAGGGGACTTGTCGTGGCGGATGGCTTTGCCGTGCTCAAGGGCTCGGCCATCGCCGCATCGGTCGTGCCCAGCATGGCGAAAAGCCTGAGCCGTCTGCGCGACAGCCTGTTTGAGAAAGGGATCGTCGATGCGGAATTCCATTTTGTGAAAGACCATATCTTCACCAGCCCTTCTCTGGCGGCCTCTGTGGTCCTGGGCAGGAACGCCAATGGCCGTGCGGTATGGAAGACGGCGGGGAACAGGGCGCTGCGCGATGTGGAGGAAGACGGGCTGGCATAG
- the nifS gene encoding cysteine desulfurase NifS encodes MKTIYLDNNATTAVAPEVREAMLPYLTDLYGNPSSMHTFGGQVGRAVEEARERMAALLGAHPDEIIFTSCGSESDNAAIWSALQTQPEKRHLITTRVEHPAILNVAQYWERQGYRVTLLGVDSKGRLDLDEYAAALSDDTALVSIMYANNEVGNVFPISRMAEMAAEKGVLFHTDAVQAVGKEAIDLGRQPISMLSLSGHKLHAPKGIGVLYVRKGVRFRPFLRGGHQERGRRAGTENVPYIVGLGTAAQLAGQHMQEERTRVARLRDKLEQGLLAAVPDCMVNGDPENRLPNTTNIAFKNVEGEAILLMLDQLGICASSGSACTSGSLEPSHVLRAMGVPFNYAHGSVRLSLSRYTTEEEIDFVIENMPLVIKTLRDISPFKN; translated from the coding sequence ATGAAGACCATCTATCTCGATAACAACGCCACCACCGCCGTGGCTCCCGAAGTCCGGGAGGCCATGCTGCCCTACCTCACGGACCTGTACGGCAACCCGTCCAGCATGCATACCTTCGGCGGCCAGGTGGGCCGCGCCGTGGAGGAAGCCCGCGAACGCATGGCCGCCCTGCTGGGCGCCCATCCCGACGAGATCATCTTCACGTCCTGCGGCTCCGAAAGCGACAACGCCGCCATCTGGTCCGCCCTGCAGACCCAGCCCGAAAAGCGCCACCTCATCACCACCCGCGTGGAGCATCCCGCCATCCTCAACGTGGCGCAGTACTGGGAGCGCCAGGGCTACCGCGTGACCCTGCTCGGCGTGGACAGCAAGGGCCGCCTGGATCTGGACGAATACGCCGCCGCCCTGTCCGACGACACGGCGCTGGTCTCCATCATGTACGCCAACAACGAAGTGGGCAATGTCTTCCCCATCAGCCGCATGGCGGAGATGGCCGCCGAAAAGGGCGTGCTCTTCCATACCGACGCCGTGCAGGCCGTGGGCAAGGAAGCCATCGACCTCGGCAGGCAGCCCATCTCCATGCTCTCCCTGTCCGGCCATAAGCTGCATGCGCCCAAGGGCATCGGTGTGCTCTATGTGCGCAAGGGCGTGCGCTTCCGTCCCTTCCTGCGCGGCGGGCACCAGGAGCGCGGCCGCCGTGCCGGTACCGAGAACGTGCCCTACATCGTCGGCCTGGGCACGGCCGCCCAGCTGGCCGGACAGCACATGCAGGAAGAGCGCACCCGGGTGGCCCGCCTGCGCGACAAGCTGGAACAGGGCCTGCTGGCTGCCGTCCCTGACTGCATGGTCAACGGCGATCCCGAGAACCGCCTGCCCAACACCACCAACATCGCGTTCAAGAATGTGGAAGGCGAAGCCATCCTGCTGATGCTGGACCAGCTGGGCATCTGCGCCAGCTCCGGTTCCGCCTGCACCTCCGGCAGCCTGGAGCCCTCCCATGTGCTGCGCGCCATGGGCGTGCCCTTCAACTACGCCCACGGCTCCGTCCGCCTCTCCCTCTCCCGCTACACCACGGAAGAAGAGATCGACTTCGTGATCGAGAACATGCCCCTGGTCATCAAGACCCTGCGCGACATCTCGCCGTTCAAGAACTAG
- a CDS encoding DMT family transporter — protein MSTETLHLLLSAGLVAGAAALDVAANLMLARSDGFKKRLTGIGALALVGLAFYCLSLAVQYMDLAVAYAMWGSLGILGTSLCGWLFLRQRLRPCAFAGMGLLIIGMILLRTS, from the coding sequence ATGAGCACAGAAACGCTGCATCTCCTTCTTTCCGCCGGTCTGGTGGCCGGGGCCGCGGCGCTGGACGTGGCGGCCAACCTCATGCTGGCCCGCTCCGACGGCTTCAAAAAACGCCTGACCGGCATCGGCGCGCTGGCGCTGGTCGGTCTGGCCTTCTACTGCCTCTCGCTGGCCGTCCAGTACATGGATCTGGCCGTGGCCTATGCCATGTGGGGCAGCCTCGGCATTCTGGGCACCTCGCTGTGCGGCTGGCTCTTCCTGCGCCAGCGTCTCAGGCCCTGCGCCTTTGCCGGCATGGGCCTGCTCATCATCGGCATGATCCTGTTGCGCACGAGTTAG
- the nifU gene encoding Fe-S cluster assembly protein NifU → MWNYTNAVHEHFLHPHNAGPMEDANAIGEVGSLACGDALKLYLKINDDGIIEKASFETFGCASAIASSSVLTDMVKGMKAEDALKLTNKEIAEALGGLPKEKMHCSVMGQEALEAAIRQWKGETPVPHAHEEGRLVCKCFGVTDAQIIRAIRENGLKTVEEITNYTKAGGACGDCQDQIAEILAAELQQKPLTELRPVSKPRMTNVQRMQLVMKTIEEEIRPQLAADGGDIELVDVDGKRVVVSLRGRCAQCRSSEVTIRNLVERVLREHVEADIVVEEA, encoded by the coding sequence ATGTGGAACTACACGAACGCCGTCCATGAACATTTTCTCCATCCGCACAACGCCGGCCCCATGGAAGACGCCAACGCCATCGGCGAAGTGGGCAGCCTGGCCTGTGGCGACGCCCTCAAGCTCTATCTGAAGATCAACGATGACGGCATCATCGAAAAGGCCAGCTTCGAGACCTTCGGTTGCGCCAGCGCCATCGCTTCCAGCTCCGTACTGACCGACATGGTCAAGGGCATGAAGGCCGAGGACGCCCTCAAGCTCACCAACAAGGAGATCGCCGAAGCCCTGGGCGGCCTGCCCAAGGAAAAGATGCACTGCTCCGTCATGGGCCAGGAAGCCCTGGAGGCCGCCATCCGCCAGTGGAAGGGCGAGACGCCCGTGCCCCACGCCCATGAGGAAGGCCGCCTGGTCTGCAAGTGCTTCGGTGTGACCGATGCCCAGATCATCCGCGCCATCCGCGAGAACGGCCTCAAGACCGTGGAAGAGATCACCAACTACACCAAGGCCGGCGGCGCCTGCGGAGACTGCCAGGACCAGATCGCCGAGATCCTGGCCGCCGAACTCCAGCAGAAGCCCCTCACCGAGCTGCGCCCGGTCAGCAAGCCCCGCATGACCAATGTGCAGCGCATGCAGCTGGTCATGAAGACCATCGAAGAGGAGATCCGGCCCCAGCTGGCCGCCGACGGCGGCGACATCGAGCTGGTGGACGTGGACGGCAAGCGCGTGGTCGTGTCCCTGCGCGGCCGCTGCGCCCAGTGCCGCTCCAGCGAAGTGACCATCCGCAACCTGGTGGAACGTGTCCTGCGTGAACATGTGGAAGCCGACATCGTCGTCGAGGAAGCCTAG
- the guaB gene encoding IMP dehydrogenase, translating to MFTNRGKALTFDDILLVPSFSEVTPDAVDISTWLTPSIELRIPLLSAAMDTVTESAMAISMARMGGIGIIHKNMPIERQRLEVERVKKSESGMILDPVTVSSRNSVQEALDLMADFRVSGLPVVDDGKLVGILTNRDVRFIEDASAIRVGEVMTSKNLVTVPMGTSLEEAKRHLHEHRIEKLLVVDENARLRGLITMKDIDKVQKYPNACKDSAGRLRVGAAIGIGRDCDERSEQLIQAGVDVLVLDSAHGHSLNVLKAIRKVKTAYPNCQLVAGNVATYEGARAVLEAGADAVKVGIGPGSICTTRIVAGVGVPQVSAVMDGSRAAREMDRCCIADGGIKFSGDIVKALVVGAHSVMIGSLFAGTEESPGETILYQGRTYKIYRGMGSIDAMKDGSSDRYFQERSKKLVPEGIVGRVPYRGHVMEAIYQLMGGLRSGMGYVGARTLDDLFNNTTFCEISAAGLRESHVHDVIITKEAPNYRIDN from the coding sequence ATGTTCACCAATCGCGGCAAGGCCCTGACTTTTGACGATATTTTGCTTGTCCCCAGCTTTTCGGAAGTGACTCCCGACGCCGTGGACATCTCCACCTGGCTCACTCCTTCCATCGAACTGCGCATCCCCCTGCTCTCCGCCGCCATGGACACGGTCACCGAATCGGCCATGGCCATCAGCATGGCGCGCATGGGCGGCATCGGCATCATCCACAAGAACATGCCCATCGAACGCCAGCGCCTGGAAGTGGAACGCGTCAAGAAGAGCGAAAGCGGCATGATCCTTGACCCCGTTACCGTGTCTTCCCGCAACTCCGTGCAGGAAGCCCTGGACCTGATGGCGGATTTCCGCGTGTCCGGGCTGCCCGTCGTGGACGACGGCAAGCTGGTGGGCATCCTCACCAACCGTGACGTGCGCTTCATCGAGGACGCCTCCGCCATCCGCGTGGGCGAAGTGATGACCAGCAAGAACCTGGTCACCGTGCCCATGGGCACCTCCCTGGAAGAAGCCAAGCGCCACCTGCACGAACACCGCATCGAAAAGCTCCTCGTGGTGGACGAGAATGCCCGCCTGCGCGGCCTCATCACCATGAAGGACATCGACAAAGTCCAGAAATATCCCAATGCCTGCAAGGACAGCGCCGGCCGTCTGCGCGTGGGCGCCGCCATCGGCATCGGCCGCGACTGTGACGAGCGTTCCGAACAGCTCATCCAGGCCGGTGTGGACGTGCTCGTCCTGGACTCCGCCCACGGCCACTCCCTGAACGTGCTCAAGGCCATCCGCAAGGTCAAGACCGCCTACCCCAACTGCCAGCTGGTGGCCGGCAACGTGGCCACCTACGAAGGGGCCCGTGCCGTGCTCGAAGCCGGTGCCGACGCCGTCAAGGTGGGCATCGGTCCCGGCTCCATCTGCACCACCCGCATCGTGGCCGGTGTGGGCGTGCCGCAGGTGAGCGCCGTCATGGACGGCAGCCGCGCCGCCCGCGAGATGGACCGCTGCTGCATCGCCGACGGCGGCATCAAGTTCTCCGGGGATATCGTCAAGGCCCTCGTGGTGGGCGCCCACTCCGTGATGATCGGCTCCCTCTTCGCCGGTACCGAAGAAAGCCCGGGCGAAACCATCCTCTACCAGGGCCGTACCTACAAGATCTACCGCGGCATGGGCTCCATCGACGCCATGAAGGACGGCAGCTCCGACCGCTACTTCCAGGAACGCAGCAAGAAGCTGGTGCCCGAAGGCATCGTGGGCCGCGTGCCCTACCGCGGTCACGTGATGGAGGCCATCTACCAGCTCATGGGCGGCCTGCGCTCCGGCATGGGCTATGTGGGGGCCCGCACCCTCGACGACCTGTTCAACAACACCACCTTCTGCGAGATCTCGGCGGCGGGCCTGCGTGAAAGCCACGTGCACGACGTCATCATCACCAAGGAAGCCCCCAACTATCGCATCGACAACTAG
- a CDS encoding twin-arginine translocase TatA/TatE family subunit, whose amino-acid sequence MFGIGSTEFLVILLVALVVLGPKSLASVSRTLGKAMGEFRRVSTDFQRTLNAEVEQEEHLKRKQEAEKEFFSPEARAEHAAQTAAQAQAAAQPAAPQTQAAPAAGAAPAATETAAARPAAQPEVVPAAAPVPPAESPLAQAEAGSPATAAPAAATPASGAKA is encoded by the coding sequence ATGTTCGGTATCGGCAGTACGGAATTTCTGGTTATCCTTCTTGTGGCCCTCGTGGTGCTGGGGCCCAAGAGCCTGGCAAGTGTTTCCCGCACCCTCGGCAAGGCCATGGGAGAATTCCGCCGCGTCTCCACCGATTTTCAGCGCACGCTGAATGCCGAAGTGGAGCAGGAGGAGCATCTCAAGCGCAAGCAGGAAGCTGAAAAGGAATTTTTCAGCCCCGAAGCCCGTGCCGAACATGCGGCCCAGACAGCCGCCCAGGCGCAGGCAGCCGCACAACCCGCGGCCCCCCAGACGCAGGCGGCTCCCGCAGCTGGCGCCGCGCCTGCCGCCACGGAGACCGCGGCCGCCCGTCCCGCCGCCCAGCCGGAAGTCGTCCCCGCTGCCGCGCCCGTACCGCCTGCGGAAAGCCCCCTGGCCCAGGCCGAAGCCGGCAGCCCTGCCACGGCGGCCCCGGCTGCCGCCACTCCTGCCAGCGGAGCAAAAGCATGA
- the nrdG gene encoding anaerobic ribonucleoside-triphosphate reductase activating protein, whose amino-acid sequence MPRLRISGIVEESIVDGPGLRYVVFTQGCPHHCPGCHNPQTHDFDGGEFRDTDDILRQFMENPLLAGMTFSGGEPFVQAGPLCHLADAVHAAGKNVYAYSGYTCEELYGLARKMPAVGQLLDKVDVLVDGPYVEALRDLELDFRGSSNQRVLDRAAIEALRPVEA is encoded by the coding sequence ATGCCTAGGCTCCGCATCAGCGGCATCGTGGAAGAGTCCATCGTGGACGGCCCCGGCCTGCGCTATGTGGTCTTCACCCAGGGCTGTCCCCATCATTGCCCGGGCTGTCACAATCCGCAGACCCATGATTTCGACGGTGGAGAATTCCGGGACACGGACGACATCCTGCGCCAGTTCATGGAAAATCCCCTGTTGGCGGGCATGACCTTTTCCGGCGGTGAACCCTTCGTCCAGGCCGGGCCCCTGTGCCACCTGGCCGATGCCGTGCACGCCGCGGGCAAGAACGTCTATGCCTACAGCGGCTATACCTGCGAGGAGCTCTACGGCCTTGCCCGGAAGATGCCGGCCGTGGGGCAGCTGCTGGACAAGGTGGACGTGCTGGTGGACGGCCCCTATGTGGAGGCCCTGCGCGATCTGGAGCTGGACTTTCGCGGCAGCTCCAACCAGCGTGTCCTGGACAGGGCCGCCATCGAAGCCCTGCGCCCCGTGGAGGCGTGA
- a CDS encoding DMT family transporter, with amino-acid sequence MNPARPYHWLCLLAAILFEVAGTTVMKLSFGWRFAHAALAGLVLMWIAIGLSYYSLAKATTGLPVGVAFAFWEALGLALITLSSICILGEPFSLQRLAGLLCALGGALLVHHGTVQDQDPVHAGRDAG; translated from the coding sequence ATGAATCCCGCACGTCCCTACCACTGGCTTTGCCTGCTGGCGGCCATTCTTTTCGAGGTCGCCGGTACGACCGTCATGAAGCTGTCCTTTGGCTGGCGCTTTGCCCACGCGGCCCTTGCCGGCCTTGTCCTCATGTGGATCGCCATCGGCCTTTCCTACTACTCCCTTGCCAAAGCCACCACCGGTCTGCCCGTGGGCGTGGCCTTTGCCTTCTGGGAAGCCCTGGGCCTGGCCCTCATCACGCTCTCCAGCATCTGCATCCTTGGCGAGCCCTTTTCCCTGCAACGCCTGGCCGGTCTGCTCTGCGCCCTGGGCGGCGCCCTGCTGGTCCATCACGGCACTGTCCAGGATCAGGATCCCGTCCATGCCGGCCGCGATGCCGGATAA
- a CDS encoding imidazoleglycerol-phosphate dehydratase — MPQRSARHARKSAETDISLSLTLDGSGTTDIQTGFGMLDHMLTLTAFWAGMDLHLRCRGDLHIDAHHSAEDIGLVLGQAVLEALGDRVGIARVGYGRVPMDEALSDVTIDLSGRPWLEWRGDELLPPVIAGEEKDLWREFYKAFASSARCNLHVTMHYGKNGHHLLESVAKSLGLALAQAVRRSGNVIRSTKGGLD; from the coding sequence CTGCCCCAGCGCTCGGCCCGGCACGCCCGCAAAAGCGCCGAGACCGACATCAGCCTGAGCCTCACCCTGGACGGCTCGGGCACGACCGATATCCAGACCGGCTTCGGCATGCTGGATCACATGCTGACCCTGACGGCCTTCTGGGCCGGCATGGACCTGCACCTGCGCTGCCGGGGCGACCTGCACATCGACGCCCACCACAGTGCCGAGGACATCGGCCTGGTCCTGGGCCAGGCCGTGCTGGAGGCCCTGGGGGACCGCGTGGGCATCGCCCGTGTGGGCTACGGCCGCGTCCCCATGGATGAGGCCCTGAGCGATGTCACCATCGACCTTTCCGGGCGCCCCTGGCTGGAATGGCGCGGTGACGAGCTCCTGCCCCCGGTCATCGCCGGTGAGGAAAAAGACCTCTGGCGGGAGTTTTACAAGGCCTTTGCCAGCAGCGCCCGCTGCAACCTGCATGTGACCATGCATTACGGCAAAAATGGTCACCACCTTCTGGAATCCGTCGCCAAAAGCCTGGGACTGGCGCTTGCCCAGGCTGTCCGGCGTAGCGGGAACGTCATCCGCAGCACCAAGGGAGGGCTGGATTGA
- the hisA gene encoding 1-(5-phosphoribosyl)-5-[(5-phosphoribosylamino)methylideneamino]imidazole-4-carboxamide isomerase — protein sequence MIIFPAVDIQDGKAVRLKQGRAHESTVFSPDPVAAAVAWRDKGARWLHVVDLDGAFDGLPKSRDIVRAICRELDIPVQLGGGIRDEQTARAYLEAGVQRLIIGTMALEQPEAFAALCKTFPGRIGVSLDAEGGRLKTKGWVADAGLSVDDVLPRLQEDGAAFIIYTDIERDGMQCGVNLTALRHLAETSTVPVIAAGGVATLADVQALYPLSTQANLQGAISGRALYEGTLDLVEANAWIAAQQ from the coding sequence ATGATTATCTTTCCCGCTGTCGACATCCAGGACGGCAAGGCCGTCCGCCTGAAACAGGGCCGTGCCCACGAAAGCACCGTGTTTTCCCCCGATCCTGTGGCCGCCGCCGTGGCCTGGCGGGACAAGGGCGCCCGCTGGCTGCATGTGGTGGATCTGGACGGCGCTTTCGACGGGCTGCCCAAAAGCCGGGACATCGTGCGCGCTATCTGCCGCGAGCTGGATATCCCCGTGCAGCTGGGCGGCGGCATCCGTGACGAGCAGACGGCCCGCGCCTATCTTGAAGCCGGGGTGCAGCGCCTGATCATCGGCACCATGGCCCTGGAGCAGCCCGAGGCCTTTGCTGCCCTCTGCAAGACCTTTCCCGGCCGGATCGGGGTCTCCCTTGATGCCGAAGGCGGACGCCTCAAGACCAAGGGCTGGGTGGCCGATGCCGGCCTGAGCGTGGACGACGTCCTGCCCCGCCTGCAGGAAGACGGCGCGGCCTTCATCATCTATACGGACATCGAACGTGACGGCATGCAGTGCGGCGTCAACCTGACGGCCCTGCGCCATCTGGCCGAGACCTCCACCGTGCCGGTCATCGCTGCCGGGGGCGTGGCCACGCTGGCCGATGTGCAGGCCCTGTACCCGCTCAGCACGCAGGCAAACCTGCAGGGCGCCATCAGCGGCCGTGCCCTGTACGAGGGCACGCTCGACCTTGTGGAAGCCAACGCCTGGATCGCCGCCCAGCAATAA
- a CDS encoding outer membrane homotrimeric porin: MKKLMTLALAAAMMLGAATGANAIDFKAKGQWIMSFDYGMHGDFAKSKAARNSGYTNSKGNEDEFEARQRVRLQLDAVASESLSGTVFFEIGDQLWGQNETGGALGADNNSVVELKRAYIDWMVPQTDLKVRMGIQGLALPAFTTNASQILDDDVAAVSLNYQFNENVGLTAFWARPYNDNYGYKSTDAGTKWDNYMDNMDMFAVLLPLTFDGVKVTPWVMYAAMGPGMYGDGTKSYGSAWGRASKGLVSGFVGTDNNDSYGNAFWAGVTGEVTYWDPFRIAWDVNYGSASYEDEKMNREGWLASLLLEYKLDWGTPGIYGWYCSGDDSNPRNGSERMPVVSANGNNDFSNFAFNGNPYIARECVLGSTMVGTWGVGVRLKDVSFLEDLKHTLRVNFMGGTNAPKMAKYVRGAAEKPGTFVSGPAAPYYDGAYDPIYLTTEDYALEIGLTNTYKMYDNFTIMLDAAYIAMWLDDSRSTWGKNPMSGFTGRDGGTYDAWNVNLSFVYSF, from the coding sequence ATGAAGAAGCTTATGACTCTCGCTCTGGCTGCCGCTATGATGCTGGGTGCCGCTACCGGCGCCAACGCTATCGACTTCAAGGCCAAGGGCCAGTGGATCATGTCGTTCGACTACGGCATGCACGGTGATTTTGCCAAGAGCAAGGCCGCCCGTAACTCTGGTTACACGAATAGCAAGGGCAACGAAGACGAATTCGAAGCCCGCCAGCGTGTCCGCCTGCAGTTGGACGCCGTGGCCTCCGAATCCCTGTCCGGTACCGTGTTCTTCGAAATCGGTGACCAGCTTTGGGGCCAGAATGAGACCGGCGGCGCCTTGGGTGCTGACAACAACAGCGTGGTGGAACTGAAGCGCGCCTACATCGACTGGATGGTTCCCCAGACCGACCTGAAGGTCCGCATGGGTATCCAGGGCCTGGCTCTGCCTGCCTTCACCACCAACGCTTCCCAGATCCTCGACGATGACGTGGCCGCCGTCAGCCTGAACTACCAGTTCAACGAAAACGTGGGCCTGACCGCTTTCTGGGCCCGTCCGTACAACGACAACTACGGTTACAAGAGCACCGATGCTGGTACCAAGTGGGACAACTACATGGACAACATGGACATGTTCGCTGTGCTGCTGCCCCTGACCTTCGACGGCGTGAAGGTGACCCCCTGGGTCATGTACGCTGCCATGGGTCCCGGCATGTATGGTGATGGCACCAAGAGCTATGGTTCCGCTTGGGGACGTGCTTCCAAGGGCCTGGTGTCCGGTTTTGTGGGTACCGATAACAATGACTCCTACGGCAATGCCTTCTGGGCTGGCGTGACCGGCGAAGTGACCTACTGGGATCCCTTCCGCATCGCCTGGGATGTGAACTACGGTTCTGCTTCTTACGAAGACGAAAAGATGAACCGCGAAGGCTGGCTGGCCAGCCTGCTGCTGGAATACAAGCTGGATTGGGGTACTCCCGGCATCTACGGCTGGTATTGTTCCGGTGACGACAGCAATCCGCGGAACGGTTCCGAGCGTATGCCTGTGGTGAGCGCCAACGGCAACAATGACTTCTCCAACTTCGCCTTCAACGGCAACCCCTACATCGCCCGTGAATGTGTCCTGGGTTCCACCATGGTGGGTACCTGGGGTGTGGGTGTTCGCCTGAAGGACGTGAGCTTCCTGGAAGACCTGAAGCACACCCTGCGTGTGAACTTCATGGGCGGCACCAACGCTCCCAAGATGGCCAAGTATGTGCGTGGCGCTGCTGAAAAGCCCGGTACTTTCGTGAGCGGTCCTGCTGCTCCTTACTATGATGGTGCTTACGACCCGATTTATCTGACCACCGAAGATTACGCTCTGGAAATCGGCCTGACCAACACCTACAAGATGTACGACAACTTCACCATCATGCTGGACGCTGCCTACATCGCCATGTGGCTGGATGACAGCCGCAGCACCTGGGGCAAGAACCCCATGTCTGGCTTCACCGGTCGTGATGGCGGCACCTACGACGCCTGGAACGTGAACCTGTCCTTCGTGTACTCCTTCTAA